A genome region from Babesia bigemina genome assembly Bbig001, chromosome : I includes the following:
- a CDS encoding Ribokinase like superfamily protein, putative — MNGSYLFAAFAALVAVASAAAHDRNLTGKEMVEKGSPRLLFAGNASLDLFAAVDESVIKSLDKSKARPKGITMKSIKKVADKILIDTKTPTEPSANAARAYAYCGGKAAYFGVLGKDDLADEFDNYLTYNGVEMKTIRRPDMHTSRLYALATPDGMYNKYYLPGAAETLTVDDLDESIMDKFDFYVVNGFMLGSPATVEFTNKMVDAALSRGKKIITLFANTVCVKKYGDLLKPIAEKSAYLSGNLEEYLRLYNFDTAEELFEYFEDLTSVKKLQHKTVIITMGTNGAVIIFRGRRFEIPATGVTLINTTGAGDFFAGAMLYGLLNGYSIYQAGEFARAIVGDVLSKMSRRIGDGIRHQINHIKNAA; from the coding sequence ATGAACGGATCTTACCTTTTCGCTGCTTTCGCCGCTTTGGTGGCTGTGGCTTCCGCCGCTGCCCATGATAGGAATCTCACTGGCAAGGAAATGGTGGAGAAGGGATCTCCTCGCCTGCTGTTCGCCGGCAACGCCTCCCTTGACCTCTTCGCTGCTGTTGACGAGTCTGTCATCAAGTCCCTTGACAAGTCCAAGGCTAGGCCTAAGGGTATTACCATGAAATCTATTAAGAAGGTTGCTGACAAGATTCTTATCGACACTAAGACCCCTACTGAGCCCTCCGCCAACGCCGCGCGCGCCTACGCTTACTGCGGTGGCAAGGCCGCCTACTTCGGCGTCCTCGGTAAGGATGATTTGGCCGACGAATTCGACAACTACCTTACCTACAACGGCGTTGAAATGAAGACCATCCGCAGGCCGGACATGCACACCAGCCGCCTCTACGCCTTGGCCACCCCTGATGGCATGTACAACAAGTACTACCTGCCCGGTGCCGCCGAGACCCTCACTGTCGACGACTTGGACGAGTCGATCATGGACAAGTTCGACTTCTACGTTGTTAACGGTTTCATGTTGGGTTCCCCTGCCACCGTTGAGTTCACCAACAAGATGGTCGACGCTGCCCTTAGCCGTGGCAAGAAGATCATTACCCTGTTCGCCAACACTGTGTGCGTCAAGAAGTACGGTGATCTCTTGAAGCCCATTGCTGAGAAATCTGCTTACTTGAGTGGTAACCTTGAGGAGTACTTGAGGCTTTACAACTTTGACACTGCGGAGGAGCTCTTCGAGTACTTCGAGGACCTAACCTCTGTTAAGAAGCTCCAGCACAAGACCGTTATTATCACTATGGGAACCAACGGTGCTGTCATTATTTTCCGTGGCAGGCGTTTCGAGATTCCGGCCACTGGCGTtaccctcatcaacaccacTGGTGCTGGTGACTTCTTCGCCGGTGCTATGCTGTACGGTCTTCTCAACGGATACTCTATCTACCAGGCTGGTGAATTCGCTCGCGCTATTGTCGGCGACGTCCTCTCGAAAATGAGCAGGAGGATCGGAGACGGTATTCGCCACCAGATTAACCACATCAAGAATGCTGCCTAA
- a CDS encoding ubiquitin-like protein, putative: MADSSEPSVSEHIQIKVRSPDGSEVYFKIKRKTKLEKLMTTYCSRLGQSPDAVRFLFDGDRIKGDATAEDLGIEDGDIIDAMVQQTGGH; this comes from the exons ATGGCGGATTCTAGCGAGCCGAGTGTGtcggagcacatccagatCAAGGTCAGGTCGCCG GATGGCTCCGAGGTCTACTTCAAAATCAAGAGGAAGACCAAGCTCGAGAAGCTCATGACCACCTACTGCAGCAGGCTCGGACAGTCGCCTGACGCAG TGCGCTTCCTCTTCGACGGCGACCGCATAAAGGGCGACGCAACCGCCGAGGACCTGGGGATCGAAGACGGGGACATCATCGACGCCATGGTCCAGCAAACCGGTGGCCACTGA
- a CDS encoding Ribokinase like superfamily protein, putative, giving the protein MNASIVFAAVAGVFAASFSSADAFLLNGTEVMEDGPTSILFAGDAFMSIGARVSNEILEQFNTARDDKTKPVHELFEAIETKSDILYERPGDLSATAALVYSKLGGQVGFIGIVGDDDMGDKFNDYMGDNDVEVRTIRRGGNYTSRLYSLVDENGSYNVFKAVGACDTVSAADVDPFLMDYYDFFAVTTDMLRTAGRTGFTAKMVDAAINRGQKIITILTDVVFGDYDSEMLKVILHNSEYVVGSMEQFIAIYKVSSRDEVADILHEKTSGDEPDHEVMLVTLGAEGFALFYDSEYIYVPAPEVAVQRADADDYFIGAMLYGMLNGRKLAETIQYARAVVTDVCSDISAPLSDNFYNLITDIPRI; this is encoded by the coding sequence ATGAACGCCTCTATCGTCTTCGCAGCCGTCGCTGGCGTCTTCGCCGCGTCGTTCTCTAGCGCTGATGCTTTCCTTTTGAATGGCACTGAGGTCATGGAGGATGGTCCCACCAGCATCCTCTTCGCCGGTGATGCCTTCATGAGCATTGGCGCTCGCGTCAGCAACGAGATTCTCGAGCAGTTCAACACGGCCAGGGACGACAAGACGAAGCCTGTGCACGAGCTCTtcgaggctattgagaccAAGTCCGACATCCTGTACGAGCGCCCCGGTGACCtctccgccaccgccgcacTTGTGTACTCTAAGCTCGGTGGCCAGGTCGGTTTCATCGGCATCGTTGGTGACGACGATATGGGCGACAAGTTCAACGACTACATGGGCGACAACGATGTGGAGGTGCGCACCATCCGCAGGGGCGGCAATTACACCAGCCGGCTTTACTCCCTGGTCGATGAGAACGGCAGCTACAACGTGTTCAAGGCCGTGGGAGCCTGCGACACCGTCTCTGCCGCTGACGTTGACCCCTTCTTGATGGACTACTACGACTTCTTCGCCGTCACCACCGACATGCTCCGCACCGCTGGCCGCACTGGCTTCACTGCCAAGATGGTCGACGCCGCCATCAACCGTGGCCAGAAGATCATCACCATCCTGACGGACGTCGTGTTCGGTGACTACGACTCTGAGATGCTGAAGGTGATTTTGCACAACTCTGAGTACGTCGTCGGCAGCATGGAACAGTTCATTGCCATCTACAAGGTCTCCAGCAGGGACGAGGTGGCTGACATCCTCCACGAGAAGACCTCTGGCGACGAGCCTGACCACGAGGTTATGCTCGTGACCTTGGGCGCTGAAGGTTTCGCGCTCTTCTACGACAGCGAGTACATCTACGTGCCCGCGCCCGAGGTGGCTGTCCAGAGGGCCGACGCCGACGACTACTTCATTGGCGCCATGCTGTACGGTATGCTCAACGGCCGCAAGTTGGCTGAGACCATCCAGTACGCCCGCGCTGTTGTGACGGACGTCTGCTCCGACATTAGCGCGCCCCTGAGCGACAACTTCTACAACCTCATCACCGACATCCCCAGGATCTGA